GCGGGATCGACGCGCCGCTCGTCGATGCCGTGGTGGCGTCGTGTGCGCTGCCGCCGTGGTTTCCGCCCGCGATGGTGCACGGCCGCGGCTACTACGATGGCGGCCTGCGGGCGGTGATGCCGTTGCCGTTTGCCGCGGGGATCGAATGCGACCTCGTGGTGGCCATTCATACCGGTCCGGGCTTCGACGAACAGGGCGAGGTGGTCTCCGTGCCGCCGCCGTTCGTGGCGGCGACCGATACTGCCATTGGCTGGCTGATGGCGAGCAACACCGAGTTGATGCGCGACCAGTGGCTCGCGACCCCGGGCGCACCCCCGCTGGTCTGGGTGCGGCCGACGTCGGACCGGGGGGCCACCTTCGCGATGGAGCGAATCCCGAAGTACGCCGAGCTCGGGTATGTGACGACCACGCAGGCGCTCGACGCGCTGTGAGCAGGTACGAAGTTCACGCAGGCTCCCCCTACTGGCTGATGGAGTTGCAATGACCGGATTCTGGCGCCTGGCGCATTTCGTGTCGTTCGTGATGTGGATCGGCGGGGCGATGGGGGTAATGGTGGCCGGCGCCGTGATGAAGCGGCTCGAGCGGTCGCTCTGGGGCGGTGTGGCCGATGTGCAGGCGGGGATCTACCGCTACCTCATCGGCCCCGGCTCGATCATCGCCGTGGTGTCAGGGCTGATTCTCACGTTGCGGATGTACAACGGCATGTCGGTCCAGGTCGGTCCTTGGCTCGGGATGATGCAGGGCTTCGGGCTGCTCGGCGCGCTGGTGACCCTGCTCGGTGCGATGCCGGCGGCCGCCAAGCTCACGCGACTCGAGGCCGTCGGCGAGACGGCACCCGCGTTTGATGCCGCGCGGAAGCGGATGGTCCTCGCCGGCATGATCGGCGGTACGATGTCGGCGTTGGCGCTGATCGCGGGCGCGCTCTACAAGCTCGGATGACGATCACCCGGCGCGACCTGCTGGCGCTCGCCACGGCGATGCCCGCCTTTGGCGGGCTCGCGCAGGCGCGCCT
The Gemmatimonadota bacterium DNA segment above includes these coding regions:
- a CDS encoding patatin-like phospholipase family protein; amino-acid sequence: MSRRRAVVVLSGGGAKGAAHIGAARALAEHDIEVVHWIGTSMGAVIAAALASGTPHQVILERFLAVKREDVLAPDRVALFRGIWAKALLKPEPFRRAIAEFMPVQTFAELVTPCTITAVDVVTGKEVAFGTGGIDAPLVDAVVASCALPPWFPPAMVHGRGYYDGGLRAVMPLPFAAGIECDLVVAIHTGPGFDEQGEVVSVPPPFVAATDTAIGWLMASNTELMRDQWLATPGAPPLVWVRPTSDRGATFAMERIPKYAELGYVTTTQALDAL